From Leopardus geoffroyi isolate Oge1 chromosome B4, O.geoffroyi_Oge1_pat1.0, whole genome shotgun sequence, a single genomic window includes:
- the ARL5B gene encoding ADP-ribosylation factor-like protein 5B, which translates to MMGLIFAKLWSLFCNQEHKVIIVGLDNAGKTTILYQFLMNEVVHTSPTIGSNVEEIVVKNTHFLMWDIGGQESLRSSWNTYYSNTEFIILVVDSIDRERLAITKEELYRMLAHEDLRKAAVLIFANKQDMKGCMTAAEISKYLTLSSIKDHPWHIQSCCALTGEGLCQGLEWMTSRIGVR; encoded by the exons aacACAAAGTAATTATAGTGGGACTGGATAATGCAGGGAAAACCACCATTCTTTACCAATT CTTAATGAATGAAGTGGTTCACACATCTCCAACCATAGGAAGCAATGTTGAAGAAATAGTTGTGAAGAACACGCATTTTCTTATGTGGGATATTGGTGGTCAAGAATCACTGAGGTCGTCCTGGAACACGTATTACTCAAACACAGAG TTCATCATTCTCGTGGTTGATAGCATTGACAGGGAACGACTAGCGATTACAAAAGAAGAGTTATACAGAATGTTGGCTCACGAG GATTTACGGAAAGCCGCAGTCCTGATCTTTGCAAATAAACAGGATATGAAAGGGTGTATGACAGCAGCTGAAATCTCTAAATACCTCACCCTTAGTTCAATTAAGGATCATCCATGGCACATTCAGTCCTGCTGTGCTTTAACAGGAGAAGG GTTATGCCAAGGTCTAGAGTGGATGACCTCCCGGATTGGTGTGAGATAA